AGCTTTGCTCCCGGCTGTCCTCGCTGCTCCTGCAGCTCTTCACAAGAAGCCTGAAGCCGTACCCAACAAGTTCATCGTCACTCTTAAAGAGGGTGCTTCTATTGATACCGACTCTCATCTCGCCTGGGTAACGGACATCCACACCCGTTCGTTGACCAAGCGTAGCACTGCTGGTGTTGAAAAGACTTATAACATTCATACTTGGAATGCTTATGCGGGCGAGTTTGACGAGGAGACAATTGAGCAGATCAAGTCCAACCCCGATGTACGTGTCCGCTGTATTGTGAAGataaaagaacaaaaagaagctaATCACACTATAGGTTGCGTCTGTTGAGCCAGACTACATCATGCATCTGTCGGACATTGTTGAAGACAAGCGTGCTCTGACCACACAATCTGGTGCTCCTTGGGGTCTCGGCACTGTGTCCCATCGCACATCTGGATCCACAAGCTACATTTATGATAGCTCAGCCGGCGCCGGCACCTTTGCCTATGTGGTTGACTCTGGTATCAACACTTCTCATCAGCAATTCGGCGGGCGTGCCAGCCTTGGCTACAATGCTGCAGGAGGACAGCATGTCGATACTCTTGGCCATGGTACTCATGTTTCCGGAACAATTGGTGGATCTACATACGGTGTTGCTAAGCAGGTGAGCTACCCTTTGTCGACTTTTTGTTGTGAATACATGAATGCATTCAAGACTAACTCGGTACTGCTCATAGGCGAGCCTAATCTCTGTCAAGGTCTTTGCTGGTGAAAGTGCTTCCACCTCTGTTATCCTTGACGGCTATAACTGGGCTGTAAACGACATCGTCTCGAAAAGCCGTGCTAGCAAGTCTGCTATTAACATGTCGCTTGGAGGACCTGCCTCATCTACCTGGACGACCGCCATTAACGCAGCCTTTAACCAGGGCGTGCTTACCATTGTCGCCGCTGGTAATGGCGACTCTCTGGGAAACCCCCAGCCAGTCTCCGGCACTTCTCCTGCTAACGTTCCTAACGCCATAACCGTTGCCGCATTGGACATCAACTGGCGCACTGCTTCCTTCACCAACTATGGTGCTGGCGTTGATGTTTTTGCCCCTGGCGTCAACATTCTGTCGTCATGGATTGGATCCAACACTGCTACCAACACAATCAGCGGTACTTCCATGGCTACACCTCACGTTGTCGGCCTGGCCCTCtatcttcaatctctcgaGGGTCTCACCTCTCCGACCGCTGTCACTAACCGAATTAAAGCTCTGGCTACATCTGGTCGTGTAACCGGAAGCCTCAACGGCAGCCCCAACGTTATCATCTTCAACGGAAACAGTTCTTAAATCGTTGATGGAGCGAAGGATGAAGTGAAATGTTCATGGAAGGGCAGCACAGCTGTTGCTTGGCTTGCTTAGCTCATTTAAGAAGCTAATCACCATGATGGAGTGCGATGGGTATATAAGCTTCTACAGCGTTTTCAACTTAGCTAGATGACCCTCTATAGATCGCTAAAACAAAAAGATATGACAGATACCTGTGCTTTAATGTTTCCTGACACTGTGTAGTTCGTTCCAAAACGGCGAATCTTGTAGTATTGTAACTGTATGACATATATGTCCTATCAGGATTAGGATTAGGATTCGGATTCGGATTATTATTGCTGAAAATTAGAATATAATGATTCCCTTTTGATGGCTGTACAGTCGGAGGGTTTTATTTCCCGcatataaagttataaacGCTGTGCACTCACTAGTGGTTCAATTCTACAAATCACTAAATTTCTGCGTTTCAATGTATAGGTAGTCAAGGGCATTGCATATCATATGTAAATTTTCATTTCAATTTCGAAAGTAACGCTAAAGCAGCTCTCTATACTTTTGAACTCATCCGCAATCTATAGTTCTAAGACGCGCTGAGAATATGTAGCT
This portion of the Trichoderma atroviride chromosome 6, complete sequence genome encodes:
- a CDS encoding uncharacterized protein (SECRETED:SignalP(1-20)~MEROPS:MER0000328); the encoded protein is MTSIRRLALYLGALLPAVLAAPAALHKKPEAVPNKFIVTLKEGASIDTDSHLAWVTDIHTRSLTKRSTAGVEKTYNIHTWNAYAGEFDEETIEQIKSNPDVASVEPDYIMHLSDIVEDKRALTTQSGAPWGLGTVSHRTSGSTSYIYDSSAGAGTFAYVVDSGINTSHQQFGGRASLGYNAAGGQHVDTLGHGTHVSGTIGGSTYGVAKQASLISVKVFAGESASTSVILDGYNWAVNDIVSKSRASKSAINMSLGGPASSTWTTAINAAFNQGVLTIVAAGNGDSLGNPQPVSGTSPANVPNAITVAALDINWRTASFTNYGAGVDVFAPGVNILSSWIGSNTATNTISGTSMATPHVVGLALYLQSLEGLTSPTAVTNRIKALATSGRVTGSLNGSPNVIIFNGNSS